A window of Primulina tabacum isolate GXHZ01 chromosome 4, ASM2559414v2, whole genome shotgun sequence contains these coding sequences:
- the LOC142542462 gene encoding lysM domain receptor-like kinase 3 isoform X1 → MALERAEILVFFLLKILFQEIITSAAATPLNCTDTKRLCTSFLAFKPTPEQTLPVIQSMFDVLREDITFEGNGRDYIFIKKNCSCASRVKTYLTNTTFTVRENNGSVYDLVVEAYNGLAYFPSNFTRAARKGAVVSLKLVCGCSSGLWNYLMSYVMEDGDSVESLSSRFGVSMDNTEAVNGIANPDNVTIGKLYYIPLNSAPGEPYLVNDDVPVPGPAPSADNFAVGDQVNHKSHIPYWWIIGCLAVGLVLVVVMVLVFVCLKSSVYSGGSRGSHPKNSEGKNSHKFHILRNSSFFCASGRSICGNSGNSKHHIEESSNQKINIPTVIGTDVFDMDKPVVFTYDEILCSTDGFSESNLLGHGTYGSVYYGLLRDQEVAIKRMTATKTKEFVAEIKVLCKVHHTNLVELIGYAASVDELFLVYEYAQKGSLRNHLHDPQTKGHTSISWVTRVQIALDAARGLEYIHEHTKPHYVHRDIKTSNILLDGSFRAKISDFGLAKLVMKTHDGEESVTRVVGTYGYLAPEYLRDGNATSKSDVYAFGVVLFELISGKEAMTRSSERRSLVSIVVAALRNAPDSMSMASLKDHIDPNLMDLYPHDCVFKMAMLAKQCVDEDPILRPDMKQLVISLSQILLSSVEWEATLAGNSQVFSGLVLGR, encoded by the exons ATGGCTCTAGAAAGAGCAGAAATACTGGTGTTTTTTCTGCTTAAAATCCTGTTTCAAGAAATCATTACATCAGCAGCAGCAACTCCACTCAACTGTACAGACACTAAACGCCTATGCACTTCTTTTCTAGCCTTCAAGCCCACGCCAGAGCAAACACTCCCCGTGATTCAAAGCATGTTCGATGTTTTACGAGAGGACATTACATTTGAAGGGAATGGTAGGgattacattttcataaaaaagaaCTGTTCTTGCGCCTCAAGAGTGAAAACTTACTTGACAAATACTACTTTTACCGTGAGGGAGAATAATGGGTCTGTCTATGATTTGGTTGTGGAGGCTTACAATGGGTTGGCTTATTTTCCTTCAAATTTCACTAGAGCAGCTAGAAAAGGTGCAGTGGTGTCACTTAAGCTAGTGTGTGGTTGCTCAAGTGGGCTGTGGAACTATCTGATGAGTTATGTGATGGAAGATGGGGATAGTGTGGAGTCTTTGTCTAGCAGATTTGGAGTTAGTATGGATAATACAGAGGCTGTTAATGGGATTGCTAACCCTGATAATGTGACAATTGGGAAACTTTATTATATACCACTGAATTCAG CTCCAGGCGAGCCTTAtctcgtaaatgatgatgtacctGTTCCTGGTCCAGCTCCATCTGCTGATAACTTTGCAG TTGGAGATCAAGTGAATCACAAGTCTCACATACCTTATTGGTGGATTATCGGATGTCTGGCCGTTGGATTGGTTCTGGTTGTTGTTATGGTGCTTGTTTTTGTTTGCTTGAAATCATCTGTCTATTCTGGTGGATCGCGAGGAAGCCatccaaagaattcagaagggaagaactctcacaaatttcacattcttcgaAACTCGAGTTTCTTTTGTGCTTCAGGGAGATCCATTTGTGGCAACTCTGGGAATTCGAAGCATCATATTGAGGAATCTAGCAACCAGAAAATAAATATTCCTACAG TGATAGGGACTGATGTATTTGACATGGATAAGCCTGTAGTTTTCACGTACGATGAAATTCTGTGTTCGACAGACGGGTTTTCCGAGTCTAATCTTTTGGGACATGGAACATATGGTTCGGTGTATTATGGCCTTCTTCGAGACCAG GAAGTTGCTATCAAAAGAATGACTGCTACAAAAACTAAGGAATTTGTGGCAGAGATCAAAGTTCTATGCAAAGTCCATCATACAAATTTG GTAGAATTGATTGGTTATGCTGCCAGTGTTGATGAACTCTTTCTTGTATACGAGTATGCTCAAAAGGGTTCTCTCAGAAATCACTTGCATGATCCTCAGACTAAAG GTCATACATCAATATCTTGGGTCACGAGGGTTCAAATAGCACTTGATGCTGCTAGGGGCCTAGAATACATACACGAGCACACAAAACCACATTATGTGCATCGAGATATCAAAACAAGCAACATTCTACTTGATGGCAGCTTCAGAGCAAAG ATTTCAGATTTTGGTTTGGCGAAACTTGTGATGAAAACACACGATGGTGAAGAGTCAGTCACTAGGGTTGTAGGAACATACGGTTATCTTGCTCCAGA ATACTTGAGGGATGGCAATGCTACAAGCAAAAGTGACGTCTATGCATTTGGTGTGGTGCTTTTTGAATTAATATCCGGAAAGGAGGCTATGACAAGAAGTTCTGAAAGACGGTCATTGGTATCGATC GTAGTGGCGGCTTTGAGGAATGCACCTGACTCCATGAGTATGGCAAGCTTGAAAGATCACATTGATCCTAATTTGATGGATTTGTATCCACACGATTGTGTTTTCAAG ATGGCTATGTTAGCGAAGCAATGCGTAGATGAGGACCCCATTTTAAGACCCGACATGAAGCAACTAGTGATATCACTCTCGCAGATACTACTGTCCTCTGTCGAATGGGAAGCAACTCTCGCAGGAAATAGCCAAGTATTTAGTGGCCTCGTTCTTGGAAGATAA
- the LOC142542462 gene encoding lysM domain receptor-like kinase 3 isoform X2, which translates to MALERAEILVFFLLKILFQEIITSAAATPLNCTDTKRLCTSFLAFKPTPEQTLPVIQSMFDVLREDITFEGNGRDYIFIKKNCSCASRVKTYLTNTTFTVRENNGSVYDLVVEAYNGLAYFPSNFTRAARKGAVVSLKLVCGCSSGLWNYLMSYVMEDGDSVESLSSRFGVSMDNTEAVNGIANPDNVTIGKLYYIPLNSAPGEPYLVNDDVPVPGPAPSADNFAGDQVNHKSHIPYWWIIGCLAVGLVLVVVMVLVFVCLKSSVYSGGSRGSHPKNSEGKNSHKFHILRNSSFFCASGRSICGNSGNSKHHIEESSNQKINIPTVIGTDVFDMDKPVVFTYDEILCSTDGFSESNLLGHGTYGSVYYGLLRDQEVAIKRMTATKTKEFVAEIKVLCKVHHTNLVELIGYAASVDELFLVYEYAQKGSLRNHLHDPQTKGHTSISWVTRVQIALDAARGLEYIHEHTKPHYVHRDIKTSNILLDGSFRAKISDFGLAKLVMKTHDGEESVTRVVGTYGYLAPEYLRDGNATSKSDVYAFGVVLFELISGKEAMTRSSERRSLVSIVVAALRNAPDSMSMASLKDHIDPNLMDLYPHDCVFKMAMLAKQCVDEDPILRPDMKQLVISLSQILLSSVEWEATLAGNSQVFSGLVLGR; encoded by the exons ATGGCTCTAGAAAGAGCAGAAATACTGGTGTTTTTTCTGCTTAAAATCCTGTTTCAAGAAATCATTACATCAGCAGCAGCAACTCCACTCAACTGTACAGACACTAAACGCCTATGCACTTCTTTTCTAGCCTTCAAGCCCACGCCAGAGCAAACACTCCCCGTGATTCAAAGCATGTTCGATGTTTTACGAGAGGACATTACATTTGAAGGGAATGGTAGGgattacattttcataaaaaagaaCTGTTCTTGCGCCTCAAGAGTGAAAACTTACTTGACAAATACTACTTTTACCGTGAGGGAGAATAATGGGTCTGTCTATGATTTGGTTGTGGAGGCTTACAATGGGTTGGCTTATTTTCCTTCAAATTTCACTAGAGCAGCTAGAAAAGGTGCAGTGGTGTCACTTAAGCTAGTGTGTGGTTGCTCAAGTGGGCTGTGGAACTATCTGATGAGTTATGTGATGGAAGATGGGGATAGTGTGGAGTCTTTGTCTAGCAGATTTGGAGTTAGTATGGATAATACAGAGGCTGTTAATGGGATTGCTAACCCTGATAATGTGACAATTGGGAAACTTTATTATATACCACTGAATTCAG CTCCAGGCGAGCCTTAtctcgtaaatgatgatgtacctGTTCCTGGTCCAGCTCCATCTGCTGATAACTTTGCAGG AGATCAAGTGAATCACAAGTCTCACATACCTTATTGGTGGATTATCGGATGTCTGGCCGTTGGATTGGTTCTGGTTGTTGTTATGGTGCTTGTTTTTGTTTGCTTGAAATCATCTGTCTATTCTGGTGGATCGCGAGGAAGCCatccaaagaattcagaagggaagaactctcacaaatttcacattcttcgaAACTCGAGTTTCTTTTGTGCTTCAGGGAGATCCATTTGTGGCAACTCTGGGAATTCGAAGCATCATATTGAGGAATCTAGCAACCAGAAAATAAATATTCCTACAG TGATAGGGACTGATGTATTTGACATGGATAAGCCTGTAGTTTTCACGTACGATGAAATTCTGTGTTCGACAGACGGGTTTTCCGAGTCTAATCTTTTGGGACATGGAACATATGGTTCGGTGTATTATGGCCTTCTTCGAGACCAG GAAGTTGCTATCAAAAGAATGACTGCTACAAAAACTAAGGAATTTGTGGCAGAGATCAAAGTTCTATGCAAAGTCCATCATACAAATTTG GTAGAATTGATTGGTTATGCTGCCAGTGTTGATGAACTCTTTCTTGTATACGAGTATGCTCAAAAGGGTTCTCTCAGAAATCACTTGCATGATCCTCAGACTAAAG GTCATACATCAATATCTTGGGTCACGAGGGTTCAAATAGCACTTGATGCTGCTAGGGGCCTAGAATACATACACGAGCACACAAAACCACATTATGTGCATCGAGATATCAAAACAAGCAACATTCTACTTGATGGCAGCTTCAGAGCAAAG ATTTCAGATTTTGGTTTGGCGAAACTTGTGATGAAAACACACGATGGTGAAGAGTCAGTCACTAGGGTTGTAGGAACATACGGTTATCTTGCTCCAGA ATACTTGAGGGATGGCAATGCTACAAGCAAAAGTGACGTCTATGCATTTGGTGTGGTGCTTTTTGAATTAATATCCGGAAAGGAGGCTATGACAAGAAGTTCTGAAAGACGGTCATTGGTATCGATC GTAGTGGCGGCTTTGAGGAATGCACCTGACTCCATGAGTATGGCAAGCTTGAAAGATCACATTGATCCTAATTTGATGGATTTGTATCCACACGATTGTGTTTTCAAG ATGGCTATGTTAGCGAAGCAATGCGTAGATGAGGACCCCATTTTAAGACCCGACATGAAGCAACTAGTGATATCACTCTCGCAGATACTACTGTCCTCTGTCGAATGGGAAGCAACTCTCGCAGGAAATAGCCAAGTATTTAGTGGCCTCGTTCTTGGAAGATAA
- the LOC142542463 gene encoding hexokinase-1-like, which translates to MKDGMGKVAVGAAVIGAATVVAVAALVVRQRMKSSGRWGRAMDIVKEFEEKCGTPEVRLKQVADAMTVEMHAGLVSEGGSKLKMLISYVDNLPTGDEAGVFYALDLGGTNFRVLRVHLKGKDEGIAHQEFTEASIPPALMCGSSEALFDFIVEKLASFVAEEEQMFQQPPGRQRELGFTFSFPVMQNSINSGNLIRWTKGFSIDDTVGQDVVAELTKALNRKGVDMRVAALVNDTIGTLAGGRHTNKDVAIAVILGTGTNAAYVERAQAIPKWHGPLPKSGEMVINMEWGNFRSSHLPLSEYDIALDAESLNPSEQIFEKLISGMYLGEILRRVLLRMAEEAAFFGDEVPPRLKIPFVLRTPEMSAMHLDKSSDLKVVGNKLRDLLEIPNTSLKTRKVVVELCNIIATRGARLAAAGILGVLKKMGRDTPREGGEKTVVAMDGGLYEHYTEYRKCLENTLNELLGEETASGIVVEHSNDGSGIGAALLAASHSLYLEEVFS; encoded by the exons ATGAAGGATGGAATGGGTAAAGTGGCGGTGGGTGCGGCGGTGATCGGCGCTGCTACTGTCGTTGCCGTGGCGGCTTTGGTGGTGCGGCAGAGGATGAAAAGTTCTGGGAGGTGGGGCCGGGCGATGGATATTGTGAAGGAATTTGAGGAGAAGTGTGGGACGCCGGAGGTGAGGCTGAAACAAGTGGCGGATGCTATGACCGTGGAGATGCACGCCGGATTGGTATCTGAAGGAGGGAGCAAGCTTAAGATGCTTATTAGCTATGTCGATAACCTTCCCACCGG TGATGAGGCTGGAGTCTTTTATGCCCTTGACCTCGGTGGAACGAACTTCCGTGTCTTGCGAGTCCATTTGAAAGGCAAAGACGAAGGTATTGCTCATCAAGAATTTACAGAGGCATCTATCCCCCCTGCTTTGATGTGTGGGAGCTCAGAA GCACTTTTTGATTTTATAGTGGAAAAACTTGCAAGTTTTGTTGCTGAAGAAGAACAAATGTTTCAACAACCTCCTGGTAGGCAAAGGGAACTAGGTTTCACTTTCTCATTTCCCGTGATGCAAAATTCAATAAATTCTGGAAACCTTATTAGGTGGACAAAGGGCTTCTCTATTGATGACACC GTTGGCCAAGACGTGGTAGCTGAACTGACAAAAGCGTTAAATAGAAAGGGTGTTGACATGCGGGTGGCAGCAttg GTTAACGATACGATTGGAACATTAGCTGGAGGAAGGCACACCAACAAGGACGTTGCCATTGCTGTGATATTGGGTACGGGAACTAATGCAGCTTATGTGGAACGTGCCCAAGCAATACCAAAGTGGCATGGTCCACTGCCTAAATCTGGAGAAATG gttATAAATATGGAGTGGGGTAACTTCAGGTCGTCACATCTTCCGCTGAGCGAATATGACATTGCGTTGGACGCTGAAAGTTTGAATCCTAGTGAGCAG ATATTTGAGAAGTTAATATCTGGTATGTACTTGGGAGAAATTTTACGTAGAGTTCTACTTAGGATGGCTGAGGAGGCCGCCTTCTTCGGCGATGAAGTTCCTCCCAGACTTAAAATCCCTTTCGTTCTAAG GACGCCAGAAATGTCAGCAATGCATCTGGACAAATCCTCTGATCTGAAAGTGGTTGGCAACAAACTGAGGGATCTGTTAGAG ATACCCAATACTTCCTTGAAAACAAGAAAGGTCGTGGTGGAGCTCTGCAACATCATTGCCACGCGTGGGGCACGTCTCGCTGCTGCTGGTATATTAGGTGTATTGAAGAAAATGGGGCGGGATACTCCACGAGAAGGAGGTGAAAAGACGGTTGTAGCCATGGATGGTGGACTATATGAGCACTACACCGAATACCGAAAGTGCTTAGAAAACACGCTGAATGAATTGCTTGGAGAGGAGACTGCATCAGGCATCGTGGTAGAGCACTCGAATGATGGTTCGGGTATTGGTGCTGCTCTTCTTGCCGCATCCCACTCGCTCTATCTTGAAGAAGTATTTTCTTAA